Below is a window of Armatimonadota bacterium DNA.
GCGGCGCTGGTGGCCGACCAGATCGCCGAGGTCGCAGAGTTCTTCTCCTACGGCACCAACGACCTGACGCAGACCGTCTTCGGGTTCTCCCGCGACGACGCCCAGGCCAAGTTCCTGACCAAGTACGTGGAGCAGGGGATCCTGCCCGAGGACCCCTTCCGCGTCCTGGACCGGGAAGGGGTGGGCAAGCTGATGCGGATCGGCACCGAGCTGGGCAAGAAGACGCGCCCGGACCTGGAGGTGGGTATCTGCGGCGAGCACGGCGGCGACCCCTCCTCGGTGGAGTTCTGCCACCAGATCGGGCTGAACTACGTCTCCTGCTCCGCCTTCCGCGTGCC
It encodes the following:
- a CDS encoding putative PEP-binding protein, yielding AALVADQIAEVAEFFSYGTNDLTQTVFGFSRDDAQAKFLTKYVEQGILPEDPFRVLDREGVGKLMRIGTELGKKTRPDLEVGICGEHGGDPSSVEFCHQIGLNYVSCSAFRVPIARLAAAQAALREKVQVARDV